The Dermacentor silvarum isolate Dsil-2018 chromosome 11, BIME_Dsil_1.4, whole genome shotgun sequence region TAGAAAACTTGTGGAAATGATCTCTTTAtggactactactactacagccCACATGCTGTGTATAGCCTGTTGGCTGAAAGCAGATATATGGTCACAACTTCCAGGAACGTTTATAGACGGTCTGAAGACCTACGGCCTTACACTCGAAATGAAATGTCAATAGGATGGGCTATGTTAGTGTCATTGCAGCGTTCTAGGAGTCAGCAGAAAGTCTGTTTGTAGAAAGTCTATGTACGGCTTCCACGAATTTTCCGTTTAGCACTGCTATACCATCCGCCACTTATACGCACTTATTTATAGTCCATATAAAACCACGCGTTCAGTTACTTACAACCTGTGAACTTATGGTCTTATACCTGAAATAAACATCAGCTGCTGTCCGTAGGATAGGTTATGCGCTGACATAAGATAAAGCAGAAGACAAAGTAGTGTGTCTTCGTGTCTTCGACGTGCGCAAGATATCGCAATACATTGTTTATACGTGAAAATGGCATTCAGTGTGCCGTTAGTGGACCAAGTACTCCCACTCCACCTCAAGATAACGTATTAAACATATTGTCTTTAAATCAACTTAATTGTGAGCCCGAAAAGGCGATAACATAGCGCTTGAGTTGTCGTTGCAAATAAAGACTGCGGCAAATATATTGTCAATATTTTGCATGTGTACAAAAGCTCTCACACTTTTTTGAAGCTTCGTCTCACTTCTTTGTGGTTTCGAAAGCTGTCTTTCACAAGTTTCTAACAGCTGTTTTCTGTCGTTAGGCACTCTAGAACAGAAGGGCACCAGTAGATCAACAAGAGCTCGAGATCAGCACGGGCTTGCATAAGTTgtaatttttaattatttttttaatggtGAGCTTAGCGAACGACTCCTACATGGTATTTTCACGCATTGACCGCAAAATGCTTAGGTGGTTACCCAGTAAAATCTCCACAATATTTTTCGTTTGACGCACGATATTTTCCTTCTTTCATCACCTCCCATAGATCAGATGGAACTATCCGCGATCTTTAAAAAATCTGGGAAttaatgtgccaaaaccacgtctGATTAAAACAAGCGCCTtagtggggactccgggttaatttttacCATCCGGAGTTCTTTAACGGACACCCAGTTGCACTGTACAGTAGCGTTCTTGAATTCCGTCCccaccggaatgcggccgccgcgaccggatcgaacccgcgacatcggGCAAAGTGGCGCAATTAACGccatatagccactaagctaccaggACTGGTCTCTCCGAGAAGCGTATATTTAACCGCAATATAAACCGCTACAACTCTGCCATTGCAGGCACGAGTTCACGACCCCGTCGACACCTTGGCACCGGGTGACCGGAATCCGTGGGTGCGGGCCGCGGTCATCAGTGCCGGGATGTCCCTCTTTTGCGTGGCGCTGGTCATGATCGTGGTGCAACTGCGGGATCACCGACCACCCGGCGATGCCGGCGACCCCCTGTGCCAGACGGAGGATTGCCAGCGGCACGCCTTCCTCCTCGGCGAAGTCACCTCCAAGGTGGTCGATCCGTGCGACGACTTCAACGAGTACGTCTGCTCGGCCTGGTCGCCTGTCAAGATGCAGACCCACCGTTACACGAGCGCCATGGACGCCGCCATCTACAGCTGGATGCGGGGCCTCAACGAGACGCTCCGCGAAGGGTCCGCCAAGATCCCCATTGGTCGGAAGGCGACGCTCATGTACGACGCCTGCACGGGCGACGACTCGCGATACGGCAACAGCACGAGCGAGTTCCTGCTCTTTCTCAACGAGACCGGGCTCATCTGGCCGTTCGCCCCGGCGCCCAAGGTGGACGCCCTGGCACTATTCGTCTCGCTGGCCTTCAACTACGACGCCTCTTTCTGGTTCTCGGTCGCCATCTCCGACTCGCCCGGCTCTTCCGGCGAATGGCGCGTCGTTCTGTCGCCCAGCTTCTACCTGCCCATGATCATGGTGCGCTATCGAAAAATAATCGAGAGTGGTGCGTACGCGGTGACCTGGACGAAGATCCTCCGCTCCTTCGCAGGTGGAGCGACGCCCAACTTAGACGAGAGGGAAATCAACGAGACCAGCGTCCTCGGGGCCGAAATGCTGCGGACAGCTCTACGCCGCGTCGGCCGATCCATCGCCCGAGTCTGCGCTCTTCGCGGTCAGTGAATTTGGAAGTTATACATCCTCCATCTCGCCCGCACGCTGGCTGAATGCGTTGCAGCAAGCCCTGCCAGTGCGTCCGACAATGGCTACCGAAGTGTTCGTAACGCACGTTGGGTACATGAAAGCCATCGACGATCTCTTCGGCAAGCACGAGAACCAACAGCTAGTACGGCACCTATCTTGGCTCTTCGTGAAGATGTACATTCCTGCCACCGCTCCCGAGTTTTTTGTCGGCGTTTACGGGAACGCTGAAACGTCCAAGATATACCGACCCCTGTTTTGCGGATACAATGTCGAACTGCCGTACCGCCTGCTCGTTTCGGTGTTGTGCTACGTCTCTAGTGCGTCCAGCAACCACAGGCTCTTAATCGACGCGAGCTTCGACAGCCTAGTCCTGGCGGCCACGGAAAAGCTCATGAACAGCTTTTGGCTGGACGCACGTAGCAAAGTCTTGGCCGTGGAAAAAATCAAGGGCGTCCAGAATCGCCTGTGGCCCGAAGACATTGTGTTCGAACCGGGATTCCTGGACGGCGTCTACAAGGACTTCCCCGGAAACGAAACGTCGACCTTCGGTTCCTACTGGATCGCGTCTCGCAAGAGCGTTCGCGAAGCGAAGAAATCGAAGCACTACCGTAGCTTGTCCACTAAGCCGATCAGCTCCGCGGAACCGTACCTCACGTACGACGCCATCCTAAACCGCGTACTCGTAACCATGGGGGCTGTCGCCAGGCCTATGTACTACAAAAATGGCACGAGAGGCATGCTGTACGGAGGCATCGGATTCCTAATGACGCTGCAGCTCGTCAAGTCACTGGACAGGAACGGTTTGCGATGGCACCCGAACGGCAGCGCCGTGGACTCTTTCCTCACGGAGGAGTCGCGGAAGGAATTCGCAGCCCGCGATTCCTGCCGCGTTCGAGAAGCGAACGCGAGCGTGTTCCCAGAGATCCCGGCCGTGGAAGTCGCGTACGCGGCCTTGCAACGGGCGCTCCAGCAGGACGGGCGGCGGTTCCGAATCGCTAAGAACCTTACTGAGGAGAGGGTGTTCTTCGTGACGCTTTGCTTCATGACCTGTCCGCGAAGGTACACCCCTAGCCCTTACAGGGTGGACTGCAATAAGGCACTGCAGAATTTTCCCGAGTTTTCGCGAGCCTTCCAGTGCCCCGAAGGTTCCAAGATGAACCCAGCTAACAAGTGTAGGTTCTTTGATTCGGTGCCGCCGTATCCTTTGACTGAGAATAGTGCTGGTCGCCTGTCTATGCGTGACTGGCCAAATCAATGACCGGATTGTTATATTGTTGTATCATCTTGTGCATTCGTTTTTATCTTTGCAGATGTGtatttttttatataattattGCTGGAACGAACTACGTGGGCTTACTTTCCTTTTCCTCGCCCATTGAACTGCAGCTTGTATCTCGTTTTCTTTTACAACCATTACCTTAAATATTTCGGCATGGTCACAAGTCGTCGTTTCAAGTCAGTCTGCGTGAAAAGGCGTCATGTCATACAGTCAAAGTAGCGCTATGTTTTTTAACCTTTTTCCCACGATATAACCATGCGGTTGCCGCTGTGGCGAGACCTCTGAAGTCATTGGCAAGTCGCGCTGTGCTTTCTCACACTCGAATAGACATTTGTTTATGGTACCTACAATATGTTTTTTGTCTTATCATTACATACTTGAGGCTGTATACCCAAAATCATGAAGGGGGtcgacagatggagtagcacattgcggtataaaagttacaaacaaggataaggtgcctcaaaggctggccaacgtttcgataggaggatcTATGCATTTGAcaaagataggtcctcctatcgaaacgttggccagcctttctgagacaCCTTATCCTTGTTTGTAACTTTTATACCACAGAAGGCTGTATATAAAAGAATATTGATTTTAGTTTTCGCTGCTGTTCACGCTCTTTAAGAGCACCATCCGTAAACGCAGTAGCCCTACTTCGCTTACCCTGGCCAATGAAATTTACCTTTTATTAGTACTTACAATTTTGTTTTCTGTGTTACGTGCAATTGAAAATTTAATTTCACAAGTAGGATTTTGTTGCGACAGTGTGTAGAAATAAAGTTAAAGAGCGAGGCCTTAACTTTCGTGGCCCACGCCCCACCTGTGGGTACGCGCCACGAACACTCGCGATACCAGCTGGTTCAGACACCGTATCTCCATCTGCAACGCATACAGTCAGAAAAGCGTAAGCCATTGCACCATAGCTTCAATTGCAATGTCCACATTTAGTGGAATTCAGAAAATGACATGCCGGGTGTTTCACGTAATTTCGCAACCAAGCCTTTAAGATTGTATTACGTCTTAAGTGACTGCAGACCAACACATCTCGTGCGACTGTCAACGATACAATGTTCAGAAACAAACGCCCGTGACTGCGCTAGCTCGTGTCGACGACAGACCATTGTCAGATCAAATCATTTCGGAATACAGACTTCGCGAGCCGTCGCAGCAGACGGCTCCAAATGCGTTGTTGCGGTTCCTACGAACAAACTTACACGAGCGTGTCTAGCACTGACAAGTCTTAACTTTTATATTGTGCTGTGAACAGCAGCCATAGTGTGCAggttctctgtttctctctcttctctatTATCTTCCTGCGTCCCCCTCCCCCCAGTGTAgcgtagcaaaccggattctttTTGTAATGATTAATTTACATGCATTTCCTTTcatttctctctatttctctatTTGTAGTCGTCCTGAGTCTGTTTTTTGAAGTGCGACTAGTTGTATGAATAAGTTTAGTTGGTGCTCAGGAACATCTAATGAAGTTGTTTCCGTTAGGTTATCTTCTGCGTGTTTCTTGTTCTTCTGGGCTCTAAAACGAGGCCATGAAATATGGAACAAATGACGTCACTTCACTCTTGCGCATCTGGTTTGCAACTTTCTCAACGGTGTTTCCAAATAATAAAAGATTGTGCGACTGTGCCGgtgcgatctcagaggccacgacattccCGCCGTAAAAAGAAGCCGGCGAGTGTATTTCGATTCTCTTTCAGCGCCCGCTTATCGCTTATCGTTTTGGAATGTGGTGGATTTCGATATTCACACAACGAAAGTATACCAAGTATACGTGGACGTCCGAGATCGTCGGTTTTGTTTGCGACACAAGAATGTGGTCTTCGCACTTTGCGAATACGATAGGCAGCGCTACAAACCAGATATACGCATGCGTGCAGTGGTGTCTTCCTTTTACAGCGAAATTGTATAGCTGCACCCCCCAATTGGTCTGTCGTCTCCGTAGGCAAACACTC contains the following coding sequences:
- the LOC119432712 gene encoding membrane metallo-endopeptidase-like 1, with the translated sequence MATEVFVTHVGYMKAIDDLFGKHENQQLVRHLSWLFVKMYIPATAPEFFVGVYGNAETSKIYRPLFCGYNVELPYRLLVSVLCYVSSASSNHRLLIDASFDSLVLAATEKLMNSFWLDARSKVLAVEKIKGVQNRLWPEDIVFEPGFLDGVYKDFPGNETSTFGSYWIASRKSVREAKKSKHYRSLSTKPISSAEPYLTYDAILNRVLVTMGAVARPMYYKNGTRGMLYGGIGFLMTLQLVKSLDRNGLRWHPNGSAVDSFLTEESRKEFAARDSCRVREANASVFPEIPAVEVAYAALQRALQQDGRRFRIAKNLTEERVFFVTLCFMTCPRRYTPSPYRVDCNKALQNFPEFSRAFQCPEGSKMNPANKCRFFDSVPPYPLTENSAGRLSMRDWPNQ